In the genome of Raphanus sativus cultivar WK10039 chromosome 4, ASM80110v3, whole genome shotgun sequence, one region contains:
- the LOC108829996 gene encoding F-box protein At5g39250 — protein MFTEEVLKNVFPLLEGEDLAACMGVSKQWRHVAKDDFYWKCQCAKKWPSVCKRTKPPLTGTYYKMFQTCSKRRLNRTLPPPRLSFENLEFFVDIWSEDKPVYSGLIPGLAMETGIKALPSGISNVLRIHLAKPDYKMVVPAEPRFTIPLNQTVSVSMLVGRNDSDKVARIINRSVFEYIDRSSYRALAFEYLDLSPYYPFVSGIRAWVSLLFMDAENINDGVLDVFGIQLDFCDVAETKEEVLWLLDMLDWK, from the coding sequence ATGTTCACAGAAGAAGTCTTGAAGAATGTTTTTCCATTGCTTGAAGGAGAAGATCTAGCAGCTTGTATGGGTGTCAGCAAACAGTGGAGACACGTAGCAAAGGACGATTTTTACTGGAAATGTCAATGCGCCAAGAAATGGCCCTCCGTCTGCAAACGAACCAAACCTCCCCTCACGGGAACATACTACAAGATGTTTCAAACGTGTAGCAAACGGAGGCTAAACCGCACCCTCCCTCCTCCAAGACTCTCCTTCGAGAACTTGGAGTTCTTCGTCGACATTTGGTCGGAAGATAAACCGGTTTACTCCGGTTTAATACCCGGTCTTGCGATGGAAACCGGGATCAAAGCTTTGCCATCAGGAATCAGCAACGTTCTTAGGATTCACTTGGCGAAACCCGATTACAAAATGGTTGTTCCCGCTGAGCCAAGATTCACTATTCCGTTAAACCAGACGGTGAGTGTCTCTATGCTTGTGGGAAGGAATGATTCGGACAAGGTTGCTAGGATAATCAACCGGTCTGTCTTTGAGTATATCGACCGTTCGTCGTACCGGGCTCTTGCTTTTGAGTATCTCGACTTATCTCCTTATTACCCTTTTGTCTCTGGGATACGAGCATGGGTCTCTTTGCTTTTCATGGATGCTGAGAATATAAACGATGGGGTTCTCGACGTTTTCGGGATTCAGTTGGATTTCTGTGATGTTGCTGAGACTAAAGAAGAGGTTTTGTGGCTTCTTGATATGCTTGATTGGAAATGA
- the LOC108830001 gene encoding expansin-A22-like gives MKLNLEKMMYVKVLMMVIAICFVPITYSNRAEAPAGDVAEAPAGDVAEAPGTDAFNNGWYDARATFYGDIHGGETQMGACGYGDLFRQGYGLATAALSPALFNEGYTCGACYQIMCTRDPQWCLPGSIKITATNLCPANYTKTTDIWCNPPQKHFDLSLPMFLKIAKYKAGVVPVRYRRIPCTKKGGVRFETSGNPYFLMILPYNVGGAGDINAMQIKGSKTGWINMRKNWGQHWTTNIVLTGQSLSFTVKTSDGVIKQFINVAPKNWGFKQTFDGRINF, from the exons ATGAAACTCAACTTAGAAAAAATGATGTATGTAAAAGTTCTGATGATGGTAATAGCGATATGTTTCGTGCCCATCACCTACAGTAATAGAGCCGAGGCACCCGCTGGTGATGTAGCGGAGGCACCCGCTGGTGATGTAGCCGAGGCACCCGGAACCGACGCATTCAACAATGGTTGGTATGACGCACGAGCCACATTTTACGGTGACATCCATGGTGGAGAAACTCAAA TGGGAGCTTGTGGATACGGTGATCTATTTAGACAAGGCTATGGTTTAGCCACGGCGGCGTTGAGCCCGGCGCTCTTCAACGAAGGCTATACGTGCGGGGCTTGTTACCAGATCATGTGCACGCGTGATCCACAATGGTGTTTGCCCGGATCCATAAAAATCACAGCTACAAATTTATGTCCAGCAAATTACACCAAGACGACAGACATATGGTGCAACCCACCACAAAAACATTTCGATCTCTCATTGCCAATGTTCCTCAAGATCGCCAAGTACAAAGCTGGGGTTGTCCCGGTTAGATACAGACGTATTCCTTGTACGAAAAAAGGTGGTGTCAGATTCGAAACCAGCGGAAACCCTTATTTCTTAATGATCTTGCCGTACAATGTAGGAGGAGCCGGAGATATTAATGCCATGCAGATTAAAGGAAGCAAGACCGGATGGATAAACATGAGGAAGAATTGGGGACAGCACTGGACCACCAATATTGTGTTGACCGGACAAAGTTTATCATTCACGGTTAAAACAAGTGATGGAGTTATTAAGCAATTTATAAATGTTGCACCAAAGAATTGGGGATTTAAACAGACTTTTGATGGAAGGATTAACTTTTAG
- the LOC108834938 gene encoding zinc finger BED domain-containing protein DAYSLEEPER, whose amino-acid sequence METAMEVYNDVEMSSPPIKRRKKKSKVWEHFTIGVTEPGCRRAFCKGCNQSFAYSSGTKVAGTSHLKRHIDKGTCPALLHHHTHHDNNDNNDNNSSQQMMTTPKSDHTPRRRYRTQNTYVPFDQDKCRHEVAKMIIKHDYPLHMVEHPGFVSFVQALHPQFDNLSFNNVQGDCVATYLSEKQNVIKSLEGIPGRLCLTLDMWTSKLTLGYVFITGHFIDNDWKIQKKLLNVLMEPYPESEEALSLAVANCVSEWGLEGKLFSVAFNYPASKTAVENIRSLLCVRNPGVLDGQLVIGNCVARTFSALAKDVLDKGKDVIKKIRDSVKHVKTSESHEERFVELKEQLQVPSDKVLCLDDKTQWNTTYNMLVAASELKEVFSCLDTADPDFKQPPSAEDWRHVESLCTFLKPLYEAASTLQSTGNPSAVTFFHEVWKTQSDLSRAIAGEDPYVAGIAKTMKEKVDKYWRECSLVLAMAVVMDPRFKMKLVEFSFSKIFGEDAGKNIKTVDDGIHELFNEYMALPAPLKPASEADGLSDFDNYILETTGQNLKSELDQYLDETLLPRVQEFDVLDWWKQNKLKYPTLCKMARDILSIPVSAAAFDYVFDMEPREMDEYKTSLRPETVEALICAREWLLESEAASSQQMSSAIVNAEA is encoded by the coding sequence ATGGAGACAGCAATGGAGGTATACAATGACGTTGAGATGAGTTCACCACCGATCAAGCGACGCAAGAAGAAGTCAAAGGTGTGGGAGCACTTCACCATCGGTGTTACAGAGCCAGGTTGCAGAAGGGCTTTCTGCAAGGGCTGTAACCAGAGCTTTGCTTACAGCAGTGGCACCAAAGTGGCTGGGACTAGCCACCTCAAGCGTCACATCGACAAAGGGACATGTCCTGCTCTTCTTCATCACCACACCCACCATGACAACAACGACAACAACGACAACAACAGCAGCCAACAGATGATGACGACTCCCAAGAGCGACCACACTCCGAGGAGGCGTTACCGAACACAGAACACTTACGTCCCGTTTGATCAGGACAAGTGTCGCCACGAGGTTGCTAAGATGATCATCAAGCATGACTACCCTCTTCACATGGTCGAGCATCCAGGGTTCGTCTCCTTCGTGCAGGCGCTTCACCCTCAGTTCGACAATCTGAGCTTCAACAACGTGCAAGGGGACTGCGTGGCGACTTACCTCTCCGAGAAGCAGAACGTTATCAAGTCTCTGGAAGGGATCCCTGGACGCTTGTGTCTCACGCTGGACATGTGGACGTCCAAGCTGACTCTTGGCTACGTGTTTATCACGGGTCACTTCATTGATAATGACTGGAAGATACAGAAGAAGCTTCTCAATGTTTTGATGGAGCCTTATCCAGAATCCGAAGAAGCGCTGAGTCTCGCTGTTGCTAACTGTGTTTCAGAGTGGGGTCTTGAGGGGAAGCTGTTCTCTGTTGCCTTCAACTATCCCGCGAGTAAGACCGCAGTTGAGAATATCAGATCTCTGCTCTGTGTCAGGAACCCTGGGGTTCTGGATGGTCAGTTGGTGATAGGGAACTGTGTGGCCAGAACGTTCAGTGCCCTTGCTAAAGATGTTCTTGATAAAGGCAAAGACGTGATCAAGAAGATACGGGACAGTGTGAAGCACGTGAAGACCTCAGAGTCTCACGAGGAGAGGTTTGTTGAGCTCAAGGAGCAGCTTCAAGTTCCTAGCGACAAGGTGCTCTGTCTTGATGATAAGACGCAGTGGAACACAACTTATAACATGCTTGTGGCTGCTTCGGAGTTGAAGGAAGTGTTCTCTTGTTTAGACACTGCTGATCCTGACTTCAAGCAGCCTCCTTCAGCAGAAGATTGGAGGCACGTGGAGAGTCTTTGCACGTTCCTGAAGCCTCTTTACGAAGCAGCCTCCACTCTTCAGTCTACCGGAAACCCTTCTGCGGTTACCTTCTTCCATGAAGTGTGGAAGACACAGTCTGATCTCTCTCGTGCCATAGCGGGAGAGGATCCTTATGTAGCTGGTATAGCTAAAACCATGAAGGAGAAGGTTGACAAGTACTGGAGGGAGTGTAGCTTGGTTCTGGCGATGGCGGTTGTGATGGATCCTCGGTTCAAGATGAAGCTAGTTGAGTTCAGCTTCTCCAAGATATTCGGAGAAGACGCTGGGAAGAACATCAAGACCGTGGACGATGGGATCCACGAGCTCTTCAACGAGTACATGGCACTCCCTGCGCCTCTAAAGCCAGCATCCGAAGCAGACGGGCTGTCTGATTTCGACAACTACATACTGGAGACAACAGGGCAGAACCTCAAGTCAGAGCTGGACCAGTACCTTGACGAAACGCTGCTTCCTCGTGTTCAGGAGTTTGATGTTCTCGACTGGTGGAAACAGAACAAGCTCAAGTACCCGACACTGTGCAAGATGGCTAGAGACATCCTCTCCATCCCGGTCTCAGCTGCAGCCTTCGACTACGTGTTTGACATGGAACCGAGGGAGATGGATGAGTACAAGACGTCGCTGAGGCCTGAGACTGTGGAGGCTCTGATTTGCGCCAGGGAATGGCTTCTTGAGAGTGAAGCAGCATCTTCTCAGCAAATGTCGAGTGCTATTGTCAACGCTGAAGCCTAG
- the LOC108830003 gene encoding UDP-glucose 6-dehydrogenase 4, translating into MVKICCIGAGYVGGPTMAVIALKCPHVEVAVVDISVPRINAWNSDQLPIYEPGLEDIVKQCRGKNLFFSTDVEKHVREADIVFVSVNTPTKTTGLGAGKAADLTYWESAARMIADVSVSDKIVVEKSTVPVKTAEAIEKILMHNSKGIKFQILSNPEFLAEGTAIADLFNPDRVLIGGRETPEGFKAVQTLKEVYANWVPEGQIITTNLWSAELSKLAANAFLAQRISSVNAMSALCESTGADVTQVAYAVGTDSRIGPKFLNASVGFGGSCFQKDILNLVYICQCNGLPEVAEYWKQVIKINDYQKNRFVNRIVSSMFNTVSNKKVAILGFAFKKDTGDTRETPAIDVCKGLLGDKAQISIYDPQVTEEQIQRDLSMKKFDWDHPLHLQPMSPTTVKQVSVKWDAYEATKDAHAVCVLTEWDEFKSLDYQKIFDNMQKPAFIFDGRNVLNVDKLREIGFIVYSIGKPLDAWVKDMPSFV; encoded by the coding sequence ATGGTGAAGATCTGTTGTATCGGAGCTGGATACGTTGGTGGTCCAACGATGGCAGTGATTGCACTCAAATGTCCACACGTTGAAGTAGCAGTCGTTGACATCTCTGTCCCACGTATCAACGCATGGAACAGTGACCAGCTTCCCATCTACGagcctggccttgaagacatcgTCAAGCAGTGCAGAGGCAAGAACCTCTTCTTCAGCACCGACGTTGAGAAGCACGTCAGAGAAGCTGACATCGTGTTCGTCTCCGTCAACACGCCCACGAAGACCACTGGTCTTGGAGCTGGCAAAGCCGCGGATCTCACTTACTGGGAGAGTGCTGCTCGTATGATTGCTGATGTGTCGGTTTCCGACAAGATTGTTGTTGAGAAATCGACTGTGCCGGTGAAAACAGCTGAAGCCATTGAGAAGATCTTGATGCATAACAGCAAAGGGATCAAGTTCCAGATCCTTTCGAACCCTGAGTTTCTCGCGGAAGGGACTGCGATCGCTGATCTTTTCAACCCTGACCGTGTTCTCATCGGAGGGCGGGAGACGCCTGAAGGTTTCAAAGCTGTGCAGACGCTCAAGGAAGTGTATGCAAACTGGGTTCCTGAAGGCCAGATCATCACGACCAACCTCTGGTCCGCCGAGCTTTCCAAGCTAGCTGCAAACGCTTTCTTGGCTCAGAGGATCTCATCAGTCAACGCCATGTCGGCTCTGTGTGAATCCACCGGCGCTGATGTCACTCAAGTGGCTTACGCCGTTGGTACTGATTCAAGAATCGGTCCCAAGTTCTTGAACGCTAGTGTTGGATTCGGAGGCTCTTGTTTCCAGAAGGACATTCTGAATCTGGTCTACATCTGTCAGTGCAACGGACTTCCAGAAGTTGCTGAGTACTGGAAACAAGTGATCAAGATCAACGATTACCAGAAGAACCGGTTCGTGAATAGAATCGTCTCCTCTATGTTCAACACCGTCTCCAACAAGAAGGTTGCCATCCTCGGATTCGCGTTCAAGAAAGACACGGGTGACACGAGGGAGACACCGGCCATTGACGTGTGCAAAGGTTTGTTGGGAGACAAAGCGCAGATCAGCATCTATGATCCTCAAGTTACTGAAGAGCAGATTCAGAGAGACCTTTCGATGAAAAAGTTCGACTGGGACCATCCACTACACTTGCAGCCGATGAGCCCCACCACGGTGAAACAAGTGAGCGTGAAATGGGACGCGTATGAAGCTACTAAAGACGCGCATGCGGTCTGCGTTTTGACTGAGTGGGATGAGTTCAAGTCTTTGGACTACCAGAAGATCTTTGACAACATGCAGAAACCAGCTTTTATCTTCGATGGAAGAAACGTTCTGAATGTGGACAAGTTGAGAGAGATTGGTTTCATCGTTTACTCCATTGGTAAGCCGCTTGATGCATGGGTTAAGGACATGCCTTCTTTTGTCTGA
- the LOC108834937 gene encoding phenolic glucoside malonyltransferase 1-like, with protein MVSSLNVIDVSQVTPSDSSESLTLPLTFFDLIWYKFHPVERVIFYRLTDATRTFFDSVIVPNLKSSLSSSLSHYLPLAGKLVWDSLDKTPNLVYSSNDAVSFTIAESKADFSLLTGNKPFPTTELYPLVPKLQTSDESASAVSFQVTLFPDQGFCVGVAAHHGVLDGKTATMFLKSWAHTCKLQQDQTVNPSSPQDLIPIYDRTVIKDPNDIETEVMSHWKSRLGNVKSLKILPSQEISPDIVRFTLDLTREDIQTLRERLKRESSPKELRLSTFVVTFSYALTCLIRARGGDPKRPVGYVFSVDCRSLLDPPIPSNYFGNCLTPSFNMKLTAETFMGEEGFLNAARMVSDSVEELDETVAFKIPEIYAAYSSLKPGAQLVSASGSTRFGVYGLDFGWGKPVRVAIVSIDQGEGVSMAEGRDGTGGAEIGFSLKKHEMEKLIDLLHEGLKS; from the coding sequence ATGGTTTCTTCGCTTAACGTCATCGACGTGTCACAAGTTACCCCTTCTGACTCCTCCGAGTCACTCACTCTCCCGCTCACTTTCTTTGACTTAATCTGGTACAAATTCCACCCCGTCGAACGAGTCATCTTCTACCGACTCACGGACGCAACTCGCACTTTCTTCGACTCAGTCATCGTCCCCAATCTCAAGTCCTCACTTTCCTCATCCCTCTCTCACTACCTCCCACTCGCTGGAAAACTCGTCTGGGACTCACTCGACAAAACACCTAACCTTGTCTACTCCTCAAACGACGCCGTTTCGTTCACCATAGCCGAGTCAAAAGCCGATTTCTCACTCTTAACCGGAAACAAACCGTTCCCCACAACCGAGTTGTACCCATTGGTCCCCAAGTTACAAACCTCCGACGAATCAGCCTCTGCTGTGTCGTTTCAAGTCACGCTTTTCCCCGACCAAGGATTTTGCGTCGGCGTAGCTGCACACCACGGCGTTTTAGATGGAAAAACGGCAACAATGTTTCTCAAATCATGGGCCCACACATGCAAACTCCAACAGGACCAAACGGTAAACCCTTCCTCACCGCAGGATCTAATCCCGATATACGATCGCACGGTCATTAAAGATCCGAACGATATCGAAACGGAGGTTATGAGTCACTGGAAGTCTAGACTCGGCAACGTGAAGAGCTTAAAGATTCTTCCGTCGCAGGAGATTAGTCCCGACATCGTCCGATTCACTCTCGATCTCACTCGTGAAGATATCCAGACGCTTCGAGAGCGACTCAAGAGAGAATCGTCACCTAAAGAGCTTCGATTGTCGACGTTTGTGGTTACGTTCTCGTACGCGCTGACGTGTTTGATAAGAGCTCGGGGCGGAGATCCGAAGAGACCAGTCGGGTACGTGTTCTCGGTGGACTGTCGAAGCCTTCTCGATCCGCCGATCCCGTCGAATTATTTCGGGAACTGCCTTACGCCGTCGTTTAATATGAAGTTAACGGCGGAGACGTTTATGGGTGAGGAAGGGTTCTTAAATGCGGCGAGAATGGTTAGCGATTCGGTTGAGGAGTTGGATGAAACGGTGGCGTTTAAGATTCCGGAGATTTATGCAGCGTATTCTAGTCTTAAACCAGGAGCGCAGCTTGTTTCTGCTTCCGGGTCGACCCGATTTGGAGTTTACGGGTTAGATTTCGGGTGGGGTAAACCGGTGAGGGTTGCGATTGTGTCTATCGATCAAGGGGAAGGGGTGTCTATGGCGGAAGGTAGAGATGGGACTGGTGGTGCGGAAATTGGCTTCTCTCTCAAGAAACACGAAATGGAGaaattgattgatttgcttCATGAGGGATTAAAAAGCTAA
- the LOC108854028 gene encoding uncharacterized protein LOC108854028, with product MKITGSSDPVNSKCEAAALSAPVKTGDQSGVVPSVKQAISAVVSAGPVNPAVNSGGGSGDVNSVKPNKGAPVSSSPGKQVVKTGASSGVRIGVRHKTSVSVGDKTG from the exons ATGAAGATTACCGGTTCAAGCGACCCTGTGAACTCGAAATGCGAAGCGGCGGCCCTCTCTGCTCCGGTCAAAACCGGTGACCAATCCGGCGTCGTCCCCTCGGTGAAGCAAGCGATCTCGGCGGTTGTCTCCGCCGGTCCGGTAAACCCAGCCGTCAACTCCGGTGGCGGTTCCGGCGATGTGAATTCGGTGAAGCCAAACAAAGGTGCGCCGGTCTCTTCCAGTCCAGGCAAACAGGTCGTGAAGACCGGAGCTTCTTCGGGTGTAAGAATCGGCGTGAGGCACAAAACATCTGTCTCCGTCGGTGATAAGACTG GTTGA
- the LOC108829994 gene encoding histidine-containing phosphotransfer protein 3, protein MDTLVAQLQRQFRDYTISLYHQGFLDDQFTELKKLQDECSPDFVAEVVSLFFEDCEKLIGNMARALDQTGNVDFNLVGSSVHQLKGSSSSVGAKRVKGLCITFKECCDSQNFEGCVRCLQQVDIEYKSLKAKLQDLFNLEQQIVQAGGRIPQVDI, encoded by the exons ATGGACACACTCGTCGCTCAGCTGCAGAGACAGTTTCGTGACTACACCATCTCTCTCTATCACCAG GGGTTTCTGGATGATCAGTTCACTGAATTGAAAAAGCTGCAAGATGAATGTAGCCCTGATTTTGTGGCAGAGGTTGTTTCTCTCTTCTTTGAAGACTGTGAGAAGCTTATCGGTAACATGGCTAGAGCTCT AGATCAGACAGGAAACGTAGATTTCAATCTGGTAGGTTCTAGTGTTCATCAACTCAAAGGTAGTAGCTCAAG TGTTGGTGCCAAGAGGGTCAAAGGTCTTTGTATTACCTTCAAGGAGTGTTGTGACTCTCAGAACTTTGAAGG GTGTGTGAGATGTTTGCAGCAGGTGGATATTGAGTACAAGTCATTGAAGGCAAAGCTTCAAGATTTGTTCAAT cttgAGCAGCAGATCGTCCAAGCTGGTGGTAGAATCCCTCAGGTTGATATATAA
- the LOC108830004 gene encoding pentatricopeptide repeat-containing protein At5g39350: MITSLSNSQMNEVLRRGKHTLSVKQYQSLLNHYAATQSLSKTKALHCHVITNGRVSDHILSTLSVTYALCGHIAYARNLFDVMPQSSLLSYNIVIRMYVRDGMYQDAVDTFVKMVGEGTKCRPDGYTYPFVAKAAGELKSVPLGLAVHGRVLRSWFGTDKYVQNALLAMYMSFGRVEMARRVFDVMMNRDVISWNTMISGFYRNGYMSDALMMFDRMVSEGVDADHATVVSMLPVCGHLKDLEMGRSVHKLVEEKRLGDKIEVKNALVNMYLKCGRMDEARFVFDRMERRDVITWTCMINGYTEDGDVINALELCRLMQFDGVRPNDVTVASLVSACGDALEVNDGKCLHGWAIRQRVFSSVIIETSLISMYAKCNRVDLCFKVFSGASKNQTGPWSAIIAGCVHNELMSDALYLFKGMRREDIEPNIATLNSLLPAYAALADLRQAMDIHCYLTKTGFMSSLDAATGLVHLYSKCGTLDSAHKIFDGIQEKHKSKDIVLWGALISGYGMHGDGHNALQIFMEMVRSGVTPNEITFTSALNACSHSGLVEQGLTLFRFMLEHHKKIARSNHYTCMVDLLGRAGRLEEAYNLITTIPFEPTSTVWGALLAACVTHENVQLGEVAANKLFELEPENTGNYVLLANIYAALGRWKDMEKVRKMMEDVGLRKKPGHSTIEFRSNSC, from the coding sequence ATGATCACTTCGCTCAGTAATTCTCAAATGAATGAAGTTTTGCGCAGAGGCAAACACACACTCAGCGTCAAACAGTACCAATCTCTCTTGAACCACTATGCAGCCACTCAATCACTCTCCAAAACCAAGGCTCTACACTGCCACGTCATCACCAACGGTCGAGTCTCCGACCACATTCTCTCGACCCTCTCCGTCACATACGCTCTATGCGGCCACATCGCCTATGCACGCAACCTGTTCGACGTAATGCCTCAAAGCTCTCTGCTTTCTTACAACATCGTCATCAGAATGTACGTGCGCGACGGGATGTATCAAGACGCTGTCGACACGTTCGTTAAGATGGTCGGAGAGGGAACTAAGTGTCGTCCCGATGGTTATACGTACCCTTTTGTTGCCAAAGCTGCTGGAGAGTTAAAGTCTGTGCCTTTAGGGTTGGCTGTTCACGGGAGGGTATTGAGGAGCTGGTTTGGTACGGATAAGTATGTGCAGAACGCGTTGCTCGCGATGTACATGAGCTTTGGGAGGGTTGAGATGGCGAGGAGAGTGTTTGATGTGATGATGAACAGAGATGTGATTTCTTGGAACACGATGATTAGTGGGTTTTATAGGAATGGTTATATGAGTGATGCTTTGATGATGTTTGATCGGATGGTTAGTGAGGGTGTTGATGCTGACCACGCTACTGTTGTTTCCATGTTGCCTGTTTGTGGCCACTTGAAGGATCTTGAAATGGGGAGGAGTGTTCATAAGCTTGTGGAAGAGAAGCGGTTGGGGGATAAGATAGAGGTGAAGAATGCGTTGGTGAACATGTATTTGAAATGTGGTCGTATGGACGAGGCTAGGTTTGTGTTTGATAGGATGGAGCGCAGGGATGTGATCACATGGACTTGTATGATTAACGGATATACAGAAGATGGGGATGTGATTAACGCTTTGGAGTTGTGTAGGTTGATGCAGTTTGATGGCGTGAGACCTAATGATGTGACTGTAGCTTCTCTTGTGTCAGCTTGTGGTGATGCTTTGGAGGTGAACGATGGTAAATGTTTACATGGTTGGGCGATAAGGCAAAGGGTTTTCTCCAGTGTCATCATAGAAACTTCTCTGATCAGCATGTATGCTAAATGCAATCGAGTAGACCTTTGCTTCAAAGTCTTCTCTGGGGCTTCAAAAAACCAGACAGGTCCCTGGAGTGCGATCATTGCCGGTTGTGTACATAATGAACTTATGAGTGACGCGTTATATCTCTTCAAAGGGATGCGACGGGAAGATATTGAACCGAACATTGCTACACTAAACAGTCTCCTTCCAGCATATGCAGCTTTGGCAGATCTGCGCCAAGCAATGGACATTCATTGCTACCTAACCAAAACCGGGTTTATGTCAAGCCTTGATGCAGCTACAGGGCTGGTTCATCTTTACTCAAAGTGTGGAACTTTAGACTCCGCCCACAAGATATTTGATGGGATCCAGGAGAAGCACAAGAGCAAAGATATAGTTCTATGGGGTGCATTGATCTCTGGCTACGGGATGCACGGAGATGGCCATAACGCGCTGCAAATTTTCATGGAAATGGTTCGGTCTGGTGTGACGCCGAACGAAATCACATTTACTTCTGCCTTAAACGCTTGCAGCCATTCCGGTTTGGTTGAACAAGGCTTGACACTGTTCAGGTTTATGCTTGAGCATCATAAGAAGATAGCTCGATCAAACCATTACACTTGCATGGTTGATCTTCTTGGTCGAGCAGGTCGGTTAGAAGAAGCATACAATCTCATTACAACAATTCCGTTTGAACCAACCTCAACTGTTTGGGGTGCATTGCTCGCTGCATGTGTCACACATGAGAATGTCCAGCTTGGAGAAGTTGCAGCAAACAAGCTGTTTGAGCTAGAACCAGAGAACACAGGAAATTACGTGTTGTTGGCAAATATCTATGCGGCTTTGGGACGATGGAAAGATATGGAGAAGGTGAGGAAAATGATGGAGGACGTTGGATTGAGAAAGAAACCAGGTCACAGCACGATCGAGTTCAGAAGTAACTCATGCTAA
- the LOC108830008 gene encoding EID1-like F-box protein 2, with amino-acid sequence MIIAKQYRCVHSATCHCTKGHLSEEVLFLMVQHLNWNPNVIATLSCVCKWFDDLAKRLLWKEFCRARAPKMMCDLQSSGSHSVDGSWRALGKLLIYCSGSSKGGLFSDVQVPGHFVHRTRFSRTSGRSFLPPQCRNDDILYVSDPCEHLDQGGEDGDLGFFRGIFKSFSMSKVRKLLIRKGTSFHPTEVCPYCKAKLWSMLQARMIPQSASCRLGAYEDSIEYYVCLNGHMLGVCTLLPLSDSEGASEVQ; translated from the coding sequence ATGATAATAGCGAAGCAGTACCGTTGTGTTCACTCGGCGACTTGTCATTGCACGAAAGGACATCTTAGTGAAGAAGTACTGTTCCTTATGGTTCAGCATCTTAACTGGAACCCTAATGTAATCGCCACTCTGTCTTGTGTCTGCAAATGGTTTGATGATCTTGCTAAGAGACTACTGTGGAAAGAGTTCTGTAGAGCCAGAGCGCCCAAGATGATGTGTGATCTCCAGTCTAGTGGTAGCCACAGTGTTGATGGTAGTTGGAGAGCTCTTGGGAAGCTTTTGATTTACTGCTCAGGTTCAAGTAAAGGTGGGCTCTTTAGCGATGTTCAAGTCCCTGGTCACTTTGTTCACAGGACACGTTTCTCTAGAACTTCAGGAAGGAGCTTCCTCCCTCCCCAGTGTCGAAACGATGACATTCTGTATGTTTCTGACCCTTGTGAGCATTTGGACCAAGGAGGAGAAGATGGTGATTTGGGTTTCTTCCGTGGGATCTTCAAATCGTTTTCGATGTCAAAGGTGAGGAAGCTGCTCATCAGGAAAGGGACGTCGTTTCATCCCACAGAGGTTTGTCCTTATTGCAAAGCGAAGCTGTGGAGTATGCTTCAGGCGAGGATGATACCACAGAGCGCTAGCTGTAGATTGGGGGCTTATGAAGACAGCATTGAGTATTATGTTTGCCTCAATGGGCATATGCTTGGAGTTTGTACACTCTTACCTTTGTCTGATTCTGAAGGAGCATCAGAGGTTCAGTGA